The following DNA comes from Candidatus Desulfarcum epimagneticum.
GGAAATCGCCAAAGGCGTGTACAATGTGGGGGTGACGGACTGGAATATCCGTGATTTTCACGGGTACTCCACCAAGGAAGGCAGCACGTACAACGCGTATCTGATTGTGGATGAAAAGACCGTTCTCATCGACACGGTGAAAGAGCCCTTTGCCGGAAAGCTTCTGGAGAACATCTCCAAAATCGTGGACCCGAAAAAGATCGACGTTTTCGTGAGCAACCACACGGAGATGGATCACTCCGGGGGCATTCCCCGGATCATGCATCGGATCGGCGAGGACAAGCCCCTTTACTGTTCCAAAATGGGGTTTAAGAATCTCTCCCTCCACTTTCCGAATTCGTACGACTACCGTCCGGTGAAAACAGGCGATGAGCTGACCCTGGGGAAACGGACCCTTTCCTTCCTCGAAACCCGGATGATCCACTGGCCCGACAGCATGTTTTCGTATTTGAAGGAAGACAAAATTCTTTTTTCAAGCGACGGTTTCGGCCAGCATTACGCGGGCCCCGAGAAGTTCGATGATGAGATCGGCGACGACATCATGCCCCATGCGAAGAAGTATTTCGCCAACATACTTCTTCTGTACGCGCCCAGGATCGCCAAGCTCATTGATCAGGTGGTGGACATGGGCCTTGAGATCGATATGATATGCCCGGATCACGGCATTATCTGGCGCAAGGACCCGTCTAAGATCATCAACGCCTATGTCCGGTGGTGCGAACAGAAGCCCGAGGCCAAGGCCATCGTGGTGTTTGACACCATGTGGCACAGCTCCGAGTCCATGGCCGAGGCCGTGGTCGAGGGAATCGCCGGGGAAGGGGTGAAGGCCAGGCCCATGTGTCTGAAAGGCTCGCACAGGAGCGATGTCATCACCGAGGTTCTGGACGCGGCGGCGGTGGTGGTGGGCTCTCCCACCCTGAACAACGGTATGTTTCCCACCGTGGCCGATTTTCTGACTTACATGAAGGGATTAAAGCCGAAGAATAAGATCGGGGGCGCCTTTGGCTCCTACGGATGGAGCGGCGAGGCCTCCGGCCTGATTCAAAGCGCCCTTGAGGCCATGAAATTCGACATGCCCCAGGATCCCCTTAAAATCCAGTACGTGCCGGATGAAAAGGGTCTGGAGGCGTGCCGGGAATTCGGGGCGAAAATCGGGCGCGCGGTGAAACAGACCGTCGGGGTTTAAACCCGTTCGCCAAAAAAATCAATCCCGCCCCGGCCCTTTCGGGCCGGGGCGTTTTCACATCCAGGGGTTTTGACTGTCATGAAAAGGCCGGTTGTGGAGCTTTCCGACTGCGTTTTATGCGGCGTCTGCGAGGATATATGCCCGGAGGTGTTTCAAATCAACGACGCGGGCTATGTGGAGGTGGCCGATCTGGACCATTATCCCGAGGACGCCGTGAACGAGGCCGTGGTCAACTGTCCGGTGGACTGCGTCAGCCTTGAAGACGGATGACGCGGTCCGGGACCATGTCCGGGACCATCAGGCGTTCAGCAGTTTTTTGGCCAGAAGCCGGACGTGGCCCATCTCCTCTCTGATGATCTCGTCGATCCGGTCTTTCCCGAGTTTTTCCGGCACCAGGTCCTTCATCCCCAGGTAAAAGACGATGGAGTCTTTCTCCGCCGTGATGGCGGCTTTTAATATCTCCTTGAAAGAGGACACGTCGATCTTTTTTTCAAAAAACACCCGGGTGTCCACCAGGGCCTTGAGGTAAAGCGTCGATTCTCCGGAAGGGTCGAACACCGTGGCGGCCTTTTCCGATCCGGACAGGTCTTTTTGAAGTTTGGCGAAGGTTTTTTCGTGGGCCTCTTCCATTCGGGCCAGGTCCAGAAGAAAGTCCTGATGCTTGTCCGCGGCCGGGCCCTGGGCCGCGTTTTTGTAAAATTCGGCGCCGTTTCGCTCCATCT
Coding sequences within:
- a CDS encoding Ferredoxin, with protein sequence MKRPVVELSDCVLCGVCEDICPEVFQINDAGYVEVADLDHYPEDAVNEAVVNCPVDCVSLEDG
- a CDS encoding Rubrerythrin; the protein is MSYDFNADDIFEMALQMERNGAEFYKNAAQGPAADKHQDFLLDLARMEEAHEKTFAKLQKDLSGSEKAATVFDPSGESTLYLKALVDTRVFFEKKIDVSSFKEILKAAITAEKDSIVFYLGMKDLVPEKLGKDRIDEIIREEMGHVRLLAKKLLNA